In one window of Desulforhabdus amnigena DNA:
- a CDS encoding NifU family protein yields the protein MREKVEKALDKIRPMLQRDGGNVELVGIEGKVVKVRLTGACHGCPMSQMTLKAGVERVIMQEVPEVVEVVAV from the coding sequence ATGCGCGAGAAAGTGGAAAAAGCTCTGGATAAAATCAGGCCGATGCTGCAACGTGACGGTGGAAATGTTGAACTGGTGGGTATAGAGGGAAAAGTCGTCAAAGTACGTCTGACCGGCGCCTGCCATGGTTGTCCCATGAGCCAAATGACGTTGAAGGCTGGTGTCGAGCGGGTGATCATGCAAGAAGTTCCTGAGGTCGTAGAAGTCGTGGCCGTCTAA
- the dxs gene encoding 1-deoxy-D-xylulose-5-phosphate synthase, which yields MKDQEVKTLLSQIDCPSQLKNLSIPQLQQLAEEIREMIICTVAKNGGHLAPNLGVVELTLALHYVFDTAADRIIWDVGHQAYTHKILTGRRSQFHTLRQYQGISGFPRRSESKFDAFGTGHSGTSISAALGITVAKALKESSHRAIAVIGDGSMTGGMAFEALNHAGDLNKNLIVVLNDNEMSISPNVGALSSFLSRKLSNKTLMNLKKDVEDFLKSIPGLGPNILQILKRSEDSLMTLLTPGMLFQALDFHYIGPIKGHRLDRLIETFETASHIEGPVLIHVMTQKGKGYKPAECDPTSFHGVGSFDIATGESCGSSNGGACAPSYTKVFGSSITSLAESDPKIVAITAAMPQGTGLEGFSQRFPARFFDVGIAEQHAVTFAAGLATEGFKPVVAIYSTFLQRAYDQIIHDVCLQNLHVVFAMDRAGIVGEDGPTHHGAFDLSFLRHIPNMVVMAPKDENELRHMLKTAVEYNGPVAVRYPRGNGLGVAMDEDFHTLPMGKGELLREGNDLLLIAAGSTVHPAMEAAERLEQNNIRAAVINARFIKPLDQELILSWTRKTGCVITIEENVIQGGFGSAILEMLQEAGCLPKSFLRLGLPDAFVPHGSQKIIRNLCGIDAEGIENAAYTLLKERHGQILRAIG from the coding sequence TTGAAAGATCAAGAAGTCAAAACGCTACTTTCTCAGATTGATTGCCCATCGCAACTGAAAAATTTATCCATTCCACAACTGCAACAACTGGCGGAGGAAATCCGCGAAATGATCATCTGTACGGTTGCTAAAAATGGTGGGCACCTGGCTCCGAATCTCGGAGTGGTCGAACTGACGCTTGCTCTTCATTACGTGTTTGACACCGCCGCCGACCGGATCATCTGGGACGTAGGCCATCAGGCCTACACCCATAAAATTCTGACGGGGCGTCGGTCTCAGTTCCATACGCTGCGGCAATACCAGGGAATCAGCGGTTTTCCCAGAAGATCCGAGAGCAAGTTCGACGCCTTCGGAACGGGACATTCCGGGACTTCCATTTCTGCCGCTCTTGGAATAACGGTCGCAAAGGCCCTCAAGGAGAGCTCGCACCGGGCCATCGCCGTCATCGGTGACGGAAGCATGACGGGCGGCATGGCCTTCGAAGCCCTCAACCACGCAGGAGACCTGAACAAAAACCTCATCGTGGTACTCAACGACAATGAAATGTCCATTTCTCCCAACGTTGGAGCCCTCTCCTCCTTTCTGAGCCGCAAACTCTCCAACAAGACCCTCATGAATCTCAAAAAGGATGTGGAGGATTTCCTCAAGTCGATTCCCGGCCTGGGCCCCAATATTCTCCAGATCCTCAAGCGCAGTGAAGATTCATTGATGACTCTCCTCACTCCGGGCATGCTCTTTCAAGCCCTGGATTTCCATTATATCGGTCCCATCAAGGGCCACCGCCTGGATCGCCTCATTGAAACCTTCGAAACCGCCAGTCACATCGAAGGGCCTGTTCTCATTCATGTCATGACCCAGAAGGGCAAGGGATATAAGCCCGCGGAATGCGATCCTACGAGCTTTCATGGCGTTGGTTCCTTCGACATCGCAACGGGCGAGAGTTGCGGCTCTTCCAACGGTGGAGCGTGTGCTCCGTCCTACACCAAGGTATTCGGAAGTTCCATCACCAGCCTTGCGGAATCCGATCCAAAGATAGTGGCCATCACTGCGGCCATGCCTCAAGGAACAGGGCTTGAAGGCTTCTCTCAGCGCTTTCCCGCCAGGTTTTTCGATGTGGGCATCGCCGAACAGCATGCCGTTACTTTTGCGGCAGGTCTTGCCACTGAAGGCTTCAAGCCGGTGGTGGCCATCTATTCCACGTTTCTGCAGCGCGCCTACGACCAGATCATTCACGATGTCTGCCTGCAGAACCTGCACGTCGTATTTGCCATGGACCGCGCCGGGATAGTGGGTGAAGACGGTCCGACGCACCATGGAGCATTTGACCTCTCTTTTCTGCGCCATATTCCCAACATGGTAGTGATGGCCCCCAAGGACGAAAACGAACTGCGGCACATGCTGAAAACCGCCGTGGAATACAATGGCCCCGTTGCCGTAAGATATCCGCGGGGAAATGGTTTGGGAGTCGCCATGGACGAAGATTTCCACACGCTCCCCATGGGCAAAGGAGAGCTCCTGCGTGAGGGAAATGACCTGCTGCTCATTGCTGCGGGTTCCACGGTGCATCCCGCCATGGAAGCTGCCGAACGATTGGAGCAAAACAATATCCGTGCAGCCGTCATCAACGCCAGGTTCATCAAACCCCTTGATCAGGAGCTGATCTTGTCGTGGACAAGGAAAACCGGCTGCGTCATCACCATTGAAGAGAATGTGATCCAGGGGGGATTCGGAAGTGCGATACTGGAGATGCTGCAGGAGGCCGGCTGCCTGCCGAAGTCCTTCTTGAGACTGGGCCTCCCTGACGCTTTTGTGCCCCACGGCAGCCAGAAGATCATAAGGAATCTCTGTGGCATAGATGCTGAAGGCATAGAAAATGCGGCGTACACTCTGCTGAAGGAGCGTCATGGCCAGATCCTTCGTGCGATTGGATAA
- the hpt gene encoding hypoxanthine phosphoribosyltransferase — protein sequence MEEYQLVPRIKPEELQKRLDDLAVRINRDYEGTSLIIIGVLKGAFIFLADMVRRLSIPVEVDFVRLASYGESSETSGKVKITKDIELSIKDRNVLIVEDIVDTGLTIAWYLDHLRQYHPESIKVCALIDKFERRQVEVPIDYAGIRLEKGFLVGYGLDFSEKHRNLPGIYEVQFQK from the coding sequence ATGGAAGAGTATCAGTTGGTACCGCGTATCAAACCGGAAGAACTACAAAAGCGTTTGGATGATCTGGCCGTTCGAATCAACCGGGATTATGAGGGGACGAGCCTCATCATCATCGGTGTTTTGAAAGGAGCCTTTATCTTCCTGGCAGACATGGTGCGTCGTCTCTCCATACCCGTGGAAGTGGATTTTGTGCGCCTCGCAAGCTACGGTGAAAGTTCCGAGACCAGTGGCAAGGTCAAGATAACGAAGGACATTGAGCTCTCCATCAAGGACAGGAATGTATTGATTGTGGAAGATATCGTCGACACCGGTCTTACCATCGCCTGGTATCTTGACCATCTTCGTCAATATCATCCAGAATCGATCAAAGTGTGCGCCCTCATTGACAAGTTCGAAAGACGTCAGGTAGAAGTACCCATAGATTATGCGGGCATCCGTCTTGAAAAGGGTTTTCTCGTCGGATATGGTCTGGATTTTTCAGAGAAGCACAGAAATCTTCCGGGAATTTATGAGGTTCAATTCCAGAAATAG
- the xseA gene encoding exodeoxyribonuclease VII large subunit encodes MSSTMLHPVLEEKPSVFTVSELNAQIRGTLESNFPLVWVKGEISNFRVPASGHYYFTLKDDQSQIKAVFFRPQQRRLRFVPESGLQVLCQARLSVYEPRGEYQLIIEVMEPQGLGALQLAFEQLKKKLESEGLFDSGLKLPLPPCPQNIAIITSPTGAAIQDILKVLRRSPYPLSVTLLPVRVQGQEAAGEIAAALNAANLLAEEFQWDVIIVGRGGGSMEDLWPFNEEIVARAIAASHVPTISAVGHEIDFTISDLAADMRVPTPTAAAEWVVSQLERFHRDLSNLHERILQAAAQKIMKYQQHLDFLEKRLVHPQRRLADLRLFVDDRLERLQLAFGRHLERLRTLHTHLTEKLQRTHPARDIQAYRKVLDQQYRELVLHQQKILDANRFKLQSSTAQLESLSPLGVLARGYSITYRLPDKKVLRRAAEVSQGQDVLVQLSEGYLECKVLEVKP; translated from the coding sequence ATGAGCTCCACTATGCTCCATCCTGTTTTAGAAGAAAAACCGAGCGTTTTTACCGTCAGTGAACTGAACGCTCAGATCAGGGGGACTCTCGAATCCAATTTCCCTCTGGTATGGGTGAAGGGAGAAATTTCCAACTTTCGAGTTCCCGCTTCGGGTCACTACTATTTCACTCTCAAGGACGATCAGAGCCAGATTAAAGCCGTTTTTTTTCGTCCTCAGCAGCGCCGTCTCCGCTTTGTTCCCGAATCGGGACTCCAGGTGCTCTGCCAGGCACGTCTGAGCGTGTATGAACCCCGCGGGGAATATCAGCTCATCATAGAAGTCATGGAACCCCAGGGATTGGGTGCTCTTCAGCTGGCTTTCGAGCAGCTCAAGAAAAAGCTCGAATCGGAAGGCCTCTTCGATTCCGGGTTGAAACTCCCCCTCCCCCCCTGCCCTCAGAATATCGCCATCATTACCTCCCCAACGGGAGCCGCCATTCAGGATATTCTGAAGGTGCTGCGGCGGAGTCCCTATCCCCTCTCAGTGACCCTGCTTCCGGTGCGCGTACAAGGCCAGGAAGCGGCGGGAGAAATCGCCGCAGCATTGAATGCGGCAAATCTTCTGGCGGAGGAGTTTCAATGGGACGTGATCATCGTGGGGCGGGGAGGAGGAAGCATGGAGGATCTCTGGCCGTTCAACGAGGAGATCGTGGCCCGGGCCATTGCAGCCTCGCACGTTCCAACCATTTCGGCGGTGGGTCACGAAATCGACTTTACCATCTCCGATCTGGCCGCCGACATGCGTGTTCCCACCCCTACCGCCGCAGCCGAATGGGTTGTTTCTCAGCTGGAACGTTTCCATAGGGACCTTTCGAACCTGCATGAACGCATCCTGCAGGCTGCAGCCCAGAAAATCATGAAATATCAGCAGCACCTGGACTTTCTGGAAAAAAGGCTCGTCCACCCTCAGAGACGGCTCGCAGACCTGCGGCTCTTTGTGGATGACCGTCTGGAGCGGCTGCAGCTGGCCTTTGGCAGGCACCTGGAAAGATTACGCACGCTTCATACGCATCTCACGGAGAAGCTTCAAAGGACTCATCCCGCCAGGGATATTCAGGCATATCGAAAGGTGCTGGATCAGCAGTACCGGGAACTCGTCCTGCACCAGCAAAAGATCCTTGACGCGAATCGATTCAAGCTGCAAAGTTCCACCGCCCAACTGGAGAGTCTAAGCCCACTGGGAGTTCTGGCCCGCGGGTACTCCATCACGTACCGCCTTCCGGACAAAAAGGTCCTGCGAAGAGCGGCCGAGGTCTCTCAAGGGCAGGATGTTCTCGTGCAGCTTTCCGAAGGTTATCTGGAATGCAAAGTACTGGAAGTGAAGCCCTAG
- the xseB gene encoding exodeoxyribonuclease VII small subunit: protein MAKKKGEPFEEALKKLQMIVEKLEKGDLPLEEAMESFTEGIKLAQYCHQKLEEAENKVQMLLKDPEGSWSVVPFEPTTAKNSNE from the coding sequence GTGGCTAAGAAAAAGGGTGAACCGTTTGAAGAGGCTCTCAAGAAACTACAGATGATCGTTGAAAAGCTGGAGAAGGGGGATCTCCCCCTGGAAGAAGCTATGGAATCTTTCACAGAGGGAATAAAATTGGCGCAGTACTGCCATCAGAAGCTGGAAGAAGCGGAAAACAAAGTTCAGATGCTCCTCAAGGACCCGGAGGGGAGCTGGAGTGTTGTGCCTTTTGAACCCACAACGGCAAAAAATTCCAACGAATGA
- a CDS encoding TlyA family RNA methyltransferase, with protein MARSFVRLDKLLVDRGLTPSRERAQALILAAKVLVDGQKITKAGQKVPTDCRTQITGEDIPYVSRGGLKLEHALKAFEVDVQGLVAMDVGASTGGFTDCLLQNGAARVYAVDVGYGQLDWKLRQDSRVVVLERKNIRYLEKECIPEPLQLVTIDASFISLKLVIPAVLPFLAAGAQLIALIKPQFEAGREHIGKGGVVRDEAVRRQVCESIAQFCQNAGLQVKGITPSPILGPKGNQEFLLWAVYAGAPSSTE; from the coding sequence ATGGCCAGATCCTTCGTGCGATTGGATAAACTGCTCGTGGACAGAGGCCTGACACCCAGCCGCGAAAGGGCGCAGGCCCTGATACTGGCAGCAAAAGTGCTCGTAGACGGACAAAAAATCACGAAGGCGGGTCAAAAGGTGCCCACGGACTGCCGGACTCAAATCACCGGTGAAGATATCCCCTACGTCAGCCGGGGCGGCCTCAAACTGGAACACGCCCTCAAGGCTTTTGAGGTGGATGTTCAAGGCCTGGTGGCCATGGACGTGGGGGCATCCACGGGGGGATTTACGGACTGTCTGCTTCAGAACGGTGCCGCACGGGTTTACGCCGTGGATGTGGGGTATGGGCAGCTGGATTGGAAACTGAGGCAGGATTCCAGGGTCGTCGTTCTGGAACGCAAAAACATACGCTATCTCGAAAAGGAATGCATTCCGGAACCCCTTCAACTCGTCACCATAGACGCATCTTTCATCTCACTCAAACTCGTCATTCCCGCAGTGCTGCCCTTTCTTGCCGCCGGTGCGCAACTCATCGCTCTCATCAAGCCACAGTTTGAAGCCGGCCGCGAACACATCGGAAAGGGCGGGGTGGTGCGGGACGAAGCCGTGCGCCGGCAAGTCTGCGAATCCATAGCTCAATTCTGTCAAAACGCAGGGCTTCAGGTGAAAGGGATCACCCCTTCTCCCATTCTTGGTCCCAAGGGAAACCAGGAATTTTTGCTATGGGCTGTTTACGCCGGAGCCCCCTCCTCTACCGAATAG
- a CDS encoding 23S rRNA (pseudouridine(1915)-N(3))-methyltransferase RlmH, producing MGCLRRSPLLYRIVLSIMQLHLVFVGKTNFQEMDKGIQRYLDRLRHYARIEIHLVKAEKISSKIPETLVCEREGERILNLLNAQDYLVVWDIGGKQLDSNGFARFLEKLQNGGVASVWMVIGGPVGVSPEVLKRADCVLSLSRMTFPHDMARLMIAEQLYRAFTIIKGGPYHK from the coding sequence ATGGGCTGTTTACGCCGGAGCCCCCTCCTCTACCGAATAGTTCTTTCGATCATGCAACTTCATCTCGTCTTCGTCGGAAAAACAAATTTCCAGGAAATGGACAAGGGTATCCAAAGATATCTGGACCGCCTTCGTCATTATGCGCGGATTGAAATCCATCTCGTCAAGGCGGAAAAAATATCTTCAAAAATCCCGGAAACTCTCGTTTGTGAACGCGAAGGCGAACGGATACTGAATCTGTTGAATGCTCAAGATTATCTAGTGGTATGGGATATAGGGGGAAAGCAGTTGGATTCCAACGGCTTTGCCCGCTTCCTGGAAAAACTGCAGAATGGCGGAGTGGCTTCGGTGTGGATGGTGATTGGCGGTCCAGTGGGGGTCTCGCCCGAGGTTCTCAAACGCGCTGATTGCGTGCTGTCTCTTTCCAGGATGACATTCCCACATGACATGGCCCGCTTGATGATCGCCGAACAGCTCTACAGGGCCTTTACTATCATCAAGGGCGGACCATATCACAAGTGA
- a CDS encoding ABC transporter permease: MNSKDISQKSPPNSYWKMVWYHFKKKRLALLGLWVTLSLFFVAIFAPLLANDRPIFFRYQGQWHWPIFSGEEQVGTATWKEMKKEVPFVLQYSGGGEGNFAVWPPVPYSPTEYDLLESLAPPSKAHWFGTDDSGRDVLSRMIHGARISLSVGFVAVGIALLIGILLGALAGYFGGWSDQVISRIIEILLTIPTFFLIIAIIAFLPPSIYNIMVVIGLTGWTGVARFVRAEFFKLKRLDFIMASRALGASHVRLIFLHMLPNAMAPVLVSAVFGIAGAILTESSLSFLGFGVPPPTPSWGDILSQSRDYIEFAWWLTFFPGLAIFLSITAYNLVGEGLRDAMDPKLFQ; this comes from the coding sequence ATGAACAGCAAAGACATTTCCCAAAAGTCACCTCCAAACTCCTACTGGAAAATGGTCTGGTACCATTTCAAGAAAAAAAGGCTTGCCCTGCTGGGCCTCTGGGTCACTTTGTCGCTCTTTTTCGTCGCCATCTTTGCCCCCCTTTTGGCCAATGACCGCCCCATTTTTTTCCGATACCAGGGTCAATGGCATTGGCCCATCTTTTCCGGTGAGGAACAGGTGGGAACTGCGACCTGGAAGGAAATGAAGAAGGAGGTTCCATTCGTTCTTCAATACAGTGGGGGAGGGGAAGGAAACTTTGCCGTCTGGCCTCCGGTGCCCTACTCCCCCACGGAATATGACCTACTGGAAAGCCTGGCGCCGCCGAGCAAAGCGCACTGGTTCGGTACGGACGACAGCGGACGGGATGTGCTGAGCCGCATGATTCACGGGGCCCGCATCTCTCTTTCCGTTGGATTCGTGGCCGTAGGCATCGCCCTTCTCATTGGCATCCTTCTGGGGGCTCTTGCCGGATATTTCGGCGGCTGGTCGGACCAGGTGATCAGCAGAATCATAGAAATACTGCTCACTATTCCCACCTTCTTTCTCATCATCGCCATCATCGCCTTTCTGCCTCCGAGCATTTACAACATCATGGTGGTGATCGGCCTCACCGGGTGGACGGGAGTGGCGCGTTTCGTACGGGCGGAATTTTTCAAATTGAAGCGGTTGGATTTCATCATGGCTTCCCGAGCCCTGGGGGCATCACATGTGCGGCTCATTTTCCTCCACATGCTTCCCAACGCCATGGCCCCCGTTCTGGTTTCCGCCGTATTCGGCATTGCCGGAGCGATTCTGACCGAGTCGAGCCTCAGTTTTCTTGGGTTCGGCGTACCGCCTCCAACTCCAAGCTGGGGAGACATCCTGTCTCAGAGCCGGGATTACATCGAATTTGCCTGGTGGCTCACATTCTTCCCCGGTCTTGCGATTTTTCTTAGCATTACCGCCTACAATCTGGTAGGAGAAGGGCTGCGCGACGCTATGGATCCAAAGCTTTTTCAATAG
- a CDS encoding polyprenyl synthetase family protein, which yields MNDFNLKGYLAERKQMVDAALERLFPVPAGLEKSVLEASRYSLFAGGKRLRPILCLAAAEVVGGTPESILPAACALEMIHTYSLIHDDLPAMDNDDFRRGKPTCHKAFGEAIAILAGDALLTEAFGFIAEGQMQKDFPADKLLKVIGIVVKASGYRGMVGGQVIDLESENQAVDVATVEYMHIHKTGALLSASLEVGALLGGGTEEQIAILTRYGQHFGLAFQITDDILDIEGDAALMGKTPGSDIAKNKKTYPVLLGMTRSKEAALAHVKGAMEALSNFDEKADPLRAIAQYLLVRKA from the coding sequence ATGAACGACTTCAATCTGAAGGGTTATCTGGCGGAACGAAAGCAGATGGTGGATGCCGCCCTGGAAAGGCTGTTTCCGGTGCCGGCGGGTCTCGAAAAGAGTGTCCTCGAAGCATCGCGTTACAGTCTCTTTGCCGGGGGGAAAAGGCTTCGCCCAATTCTCTGCCTTGCTGCAGCCGAAGTGGTCGGTGGCACCCCAGAAAGCATTCTGCCCGCCGCGTGCGCACTGGAGATGATTCATACTTACTCCCTGATTCACGATGATCTTCCCGCTATGGACAACGATGACTTCCGCAGAGGCAAGCCAACCTGCCACAAAGCCTTTGGTGAAGCCATCGCCATTCTGGCGGGGGACGCTTTGCTGACAGAAGCTTTCGGGTTTATCGCGGAAGGTCAGATGCAGAAGGATTTTCCTGCGGACAAGTTGCTCAAGGTGATCGGCATCGTCGTGAAGGCGTCCGGATACCGGGGTATGGTCGGCGGACAGGTCATTGACCTTGAAAGTGAAAACCAGGCCGTGGACGTGGCTACGGTGGAATATATGCACATCCACAAAACGGGCGCTCTCCTTTCCGCTTCCCTGGAAGTGGGGGCCTTGCTGGGAGGAGGAACGGAGGAACAGATTGCTATCCTCACACGATACGGGCAGCATTTCGGACTGGCATTCCAGATCACGGATGATATTCTGGACATAGAGGGAGATGCTGCACTCATGGGAAAAACACCCGGTTCAGATATAGCGAAGAACAAGAAGACTTATCCCGTTCTTCTGGGAATGACGCGCTCAAAAGAGGCGGCTCTGGCCCATGTCAAGGGAGCGATGGAGGCTCTGTCGAATTTCGATGAGAAGGCCGATCCTCTGCGGGCCATCGCTCAGTATCTTTTAGTGCGTAAAGCTTAA
- the serS gene encoding serine--tRNA ligase, whose protein sequence is MLDLKFVRENVDRVEQMLKDRQMDMDLQPLLKLDEERRRILGQVEELKHRRNVASDEISRLKKEKLDASARIEEMREVSQEIKTLDQQLGAIEQQFKDFLLVIPNMPHQSVPVGKDEKDNPVAKLWGNPPILDFQPKPHWEIGENLGILDFERAAKMTGARFTLYWGMGAALERALISFMIDVHTQRHGYTEVLPPFMVNGASLMGTGQLPKFKEDLFKLEGRDYYLVPTAEVPVTNIHAGEILEEEDLPKFYTAYTPCFRSEAGSYGKDTRGLIRQHQFNKVELVKLVKPETSYDELESLLLNAETILQELGLHYRVVTLCTGDMGFSSAKTYDIEVWLPGQDTYREISSCSNFEDFQARRANIRFRRKGQSKTDLVHTLNGSGLAVGRTLLAILENYQQEDGSVVIPPALRPYMRNAEIIQK, encoded by the coding sequence ATGCTGGATCTTAAGTTCGTCCGAGAGAATGTCGACAGAGTGGAACAAATGCTCAAAGATCGACAAATGGATATGGATTTGCAACCTCTCCTGAAGCTGGATGAAGAGAGAAGACGCATCCTGGGTCAGGTGGAAGAACTGAAGCACCGGCGCAATGTGGCCTCCGACGAAATATCCCGCCTCAAGAAGGAAAAGCTGGATGCCTCCGCGCGCATCGAAGAGATGCGAGAGGTTTCTCAGGAGATCAAAACGCTCGATCAGCAACTGGGAGCCATCGAACAACAATTCAAGGATTTTCTTCTTGTCATTCCCAACATGCCGCACCAGTCCGTCCCCGTGGGAAAGGACGAAAAGGACAATCCGGTCGCGAAGCTCTGGGGGAATCCTCCGATTCTGGATTTCCAACCCAAACCTCACTGGGAAATCGGGGAAAACCTGGGCATTCTGGATTTTGAACGTGCGGCAAAGATGACGGGCGCCCGCTTTACGCTTTACTGGGGAATGGGTGCTGCTCTGGAAAGAGCTCTCATCAGTTTCATGATAGACGTGCACACTCAGAGGCATGGTTATACCGAAGTGCTTCCGCCTTTCATGGTGAATGGCGCCAGCCTGATGGGAACCGGGCAACTCCCCAAATTCAAGGAAGATCTCTTCAAACTGGAAGGGCGGGATTACTATCTGGTTCCAACGGCTGAAGTCCCCGTGACCAATATCCACGCCGGTGAAATCCTTGAAGAAGAGGATCTCCCCAAGTTCTACACGGCCTATACCCCCTGCTTCCGTTCAGAGGCCGGTTCGTACGGCAAGGACACTCGCGGGCTCATCCGTCAGCACCAGTTCAACAAGGTGGAACTGGTAAAACTGGTCAAACCGGAAACATCCTACGATGAACTGGAAAGCCTGCTTTTGAACGCCGAGACCATCTTGCAGGAATTGGGCCTTCATTATCGGGTGGTTACCCTCTGCACGGGAGATATGGGCTTTTCTTCGGCCAAGACCTATGACATCGAAGTATGGCTGCCGGGGCAAGATACCTACAGAGAAATCTCTTCCTGCAGTAATTTTGAGGACTTCCAGGCCAGAAGGGCCAATATTCGCTTTCGCCGGAAGGGGCAATCCAAGACAGACCTGGTGCATACACTCAACGGCTCGGGGCTGGCTGTGGGGAGAACCTTACTCGCCATTTTGGAAAACTACCAGCAGGAAGACGGCAGTGTGGTGATACCTCCTGCGTTACGCCCCTATATGCGAAATGCAGAAATAATCCAAAAATAG
- a CDS encoding ABC transporter permease, with translation MSAYLFKRLLQIIPTLLGITLITFLIIQLAPGNPAVLKLQMASQGQIGDSALSQQIIEQTKKLYGLDKPLPVQYLLWVKRVFTLDFGTSYKDHRRVWDKIAERLPITIQLNVISIFLVYLIAIPCGIYSATRSGSFSDRLLTLFFFFLYSLPSFWVAVLLIMLFGGGDFWDIFPVYGISSIGAETLPFAQWLADRLWHLILPVICLTYGGLAYLSRLTRADMLEVIREDYIRTARAKGLSERVVIFKHAFRNALLPIITLLAFLLPSMFGGSVIIESIFSIPGMGQLGFEAVLSRDYPVIMAITTLSAFLTLIGLLISDILYATLDPRIKLE, from the coding sequence ATGAGTGCCTACCTGTTCAAGAGGCTTCTTCAGATCATTCCAACGCTTTTGGGGATTACCCTCATCACCTTTTTGATCATCCAACTGGCACCGGGAAATCCGGCTGTTTTGAAACTCCAGATGGCCAGTCAGGGGCAGATAGGCGATTCAGCCCTTTCTCAACAAATCATCGAACAGACCAAGAAACTCTACGGGTTGGATAAGCCCCTTCCCGTCCAATACCTTCTTTGGGTAAAACGCGTTTTCACGCTGGACTTCGGCACATCCTACAAGGATCATCGCAGAGTCTGGGACAAGATTGCTGAAAGGCTTCCCATAACCATTCAGCTCAATGTGATTTCCATTTTTCTCGTCTACCTCATCGCTATCCCCTGCGGCATCTATTCGGCCACCCGCTCGGGATCCTTTTCGGATCGTTTGCTGACGCTCTTTTTCTTTTTTCTGTACTCACTCCCCAGCTTCTGGGTAGCTGTTCTGCTCATCATGCTTTTTGGAGGGGGAGATTTCTGGGATATTTTCCCCGTTTACGGAATTTCTTCCATCGGCGCAGAAACCTTGCCTTTTGCCCAATGGCTGGCAGATCGCCTCTGGCACCTGATCCTGCCGGTCATCTGCCTCACCTACGGAGGGCTCGCGTACCTTTCAAGACTGACGCGTGCGGATATGCTCGAAGTCATTCGTGAGGATTACATCCGCACGGCACGGGCCAAGGGACTGAGTGAACGCGTGGTGATTTTCAAACACGCCTTCCGCAATGCCCTCCTGCCCATCATCACGTTGCTCGCCTTTCTCCTTCCATCCATGTTCGGCGGAAGCGTCATCATCGAAAGCATTTTTTCCATTCCCGGGATGGGGCAATTGGGATTCGAGGCGGTACTGAGCCGCGACTACCCGGTGATCATGGCCATCACAACCCTTTCGGCCTTTCTCACCCTGATTGGGCTGCTCATCTCGGATATCCTCTACGCCACCCTCGATCCCAGGATCAAGCTGGAGTGA
- a CDS encoding DUF3426 domain-containing protein produces MIVTCESCKTKFRLDPARLKGPKSKVRCSKCGNVFSVGNPPEFIEEKPKEDLFVQMELPSEEIQTEEDDLLISRSMPAPSVPLQPRKSSPWKTVLIWLVPLIVLGIVVVWFFTIKGGSTTSAPDQNAASSPGEMEQPTVSILDSTKAYFLENVHAGQLFVVEGEAVNESSKPVSFILLEGKLYTSNNQVAQNQKSFCGNAMTRDELRQMPIAEIQNRMMNREGKNLSNVHVASGVKIPFMLVFHNLPDLNVLNDYSVEVISAKMD; encoded by the coding sequence ATGATTGTCACCTGTGAATCTTGTAAAACCAAGTTTCGCCTCGATCCGGCGCGTCTCAAAGGGCCAAAGAGCAAAGTCCGCTGTTCGAAGTGCGGGAATGTTTTTTCGGTGGGGAATCCTCCTGAATTTATAGAGGAAAAACCTAAAGAGGATCTTTTCGTTCAAATGGAACTTCCAAGCGAGGAGATACAAACTGAAGAGGATGACCTGTTGATATCCCGCTCCATGCCGGCACCTTCAGTCCCTCTTCAACCCAGGAAATCCAGTCCATGGAAAACGGTCCTCATCTGGTTGGTTCCACTCATCGTTCTTGGGATTGTAGTTGTTTGGTTTTTCACCATCAAAGGAGGTTCGACAACGTCCGCACCGGATCAAAACGCCGCTTCTTCTCCCGGTGAAATGGAACAACCAACCGTGAGCATTCTCGACTCCACAAAGGCCTATTTCCTTGAAAACGTGCATGCGGGCCAGCTCTTCGTCGTCGAAGGTGAAGCGGTAAATGAATCCAGCAAGCCGGTCAGTTTCATCCTCCTCGAAGGAAAACTCTACACAAGCAACAATCAGGTGGCTCAGAATCAAAAGTCCTTCTGCGGAAATGCCATGACACGCGATGAACTGCGACAAATGCCCATAGCCGAAATTCAAAACCGCATGATGAACCGCGAAGGCAAGAACCTCAGCAACGTCCACGTGGCATCGGGAGTCAAAATTCCCTTCATGCTGGTTTTCCACAATCTGCCCGACTTGAACGTTTTGAACGACTATAGCGTTGAGGTCATCAGCGCAAAAATGGATTGA